A part of Haloarchaeobius sp. HME9146 genomic DNA contains:
- a CDS encoding DUF1059 domain-containing protein, with protein MPYEFRCQKHGCPFVVRRTDDEEILAIATQHTAEAHGMAIDRGVVEDALDVL; from the coding sequence ATGCCATACGAGTTCCGCTGCCAGAAACACGGCTGCCCGTTCGTCGTCCGGCGAACAGACGACGAGGAGATTCTCGCCATCGCGACCCAGCACACGGCCGAGGCGCACGGGATGGCCATCGACCGCGGCGTCGTCGAGGACGCGCTGGACGTGCTCTGA
- a CDS encoding twin-arginine translocase subunit TatC, which translates to MADESEESGLSKVDDEESRPEPPETEPAEHEPSAPPAADDADAPEKEGPIGGEPEVPDQFQHVDDAPDSGDADAPADGTDHPVEDDAPYGVTDPTDVTENPPQADADGGEDVPVGHATGAARPAAESTVDDDSFTEPDFGYDETVDDFERPPDDEEMPLAVHIEEMVSRLGIVIIAAAAATALSIFASEAIITTMWFDLLPSAGELTRPRVYSPLEFILTKIKVASLSGIVVALPLFVYESYLFMRPGLYPKERRYYLASVPTSLILAVAGMAFAYFLVLPALFEYFLYYTEGSAEIAFALSDTFNLIITLMAFQAIVFQIPLFIMLAIMMGVTSRRWLESKRILFWGAFVAIAFVFAPDPTGMAPIIIALSMVVLFEGTLLLLRWTDSSSPIPTAEEMGERRPYIWLLIGIFGYAASAAPVPDGYYQQLPAAVTDNLALLGLGNATPFLLSAAVVFVYELVAYTNKNYYGSVKLWRALRKGRPVVWLTALLAGYLGTQNSILGRVMTEVALPQTEAIALTVGLVVLFEASLFIAKRRA; encoded by the coding sequence ATGGCGGACGAGTCTGAAGAGTCCGGGCTATCCAAGGTCGACGACGAAGAGTCCCGACCGGAACCGCCCGAGACCGAGCCGGCGGAGCACGAACCGAGCGCGCCGCCCGCGGCCGACGACGCCGACGCGCCCGAGAAGGAGGGCCCGATCGGCGGGGAACCCGAGGTGCCGGACCAGTTCCAGCACGTCGACGACGCCCCCGACAGCGGTGACGCGGACGCGCCAGCCGACGGCACGGACCACCCGGTCGAGGACGACGCGCCGTACGGCGTCACCGACCCGACCGACGTGACCGAGAACCCGCCGCAGGCAGACGCAGACGGTGGCGAGGACGTGCCCGTCGGACACGCCACCGGTGCGGCCCGGCCGGCAGCTGAGTCGACCGTCGACGACGACTCGTTCACCGAACCCGACTTCGGCTACGACGAAACCGTAGACGACTTCGAACGCCCCCCGGACGACGAGGAGATGCCGCTGGCGGTCCACATCGAGGAGATGGTCAGCCGCCTCGGCATCGTCATCATCGCGGCGGCCGCCGCCACCGCGCTCTCCATCTTCGCCTCGGAGGCGATCATCACGACGATGTGGTTCGACCTCCTGCCCTCGGCGGGCGAGCTGACACGCCCACGCGTGTACTCACCCCTCGAATTCATCCTGACGAAGATCAAGGTCGCGAGCCTCTCCGGCATCGTGGTCGCGCTGCCGCTGTTCGTGTACGAATCCTACCTGTTCATGCGCCCCGGGCTCTACCCGAAAGAGCGCCGGTACTACCTCGCGTCCGTCCCGACGAGTCTCATCCTCGCGGTCGCCGGGATGGCCTTCGCGTACTTCCTCGTGCTGCCCGCGCTGTTCGAGTACTTCCTGTACTACACCGAGGGCTCCGCGGAGATCGCGTTCGCGCTTTCCGATACCTTCAACCTCATCATCACGCTGATGGCGTTCCAGGCCATCGTCTTCCAGATTCCGCTGTTCATCATGCTCGCCATCATGATGGGCGTGACGAGCCGGCGCTGGCTGGAGTCCAAGCGCATCCTCTTCTGGGGTGCGTTCGTCGCCATCGCGTTCGTGTTCGCGCCGGACCCGACGGGGATGGCCCCCATCATCATCGCGCTGTCGATGGTCGTGCTGTTCGAGGGGACGCTGTTGCTCCTGCGGTGGACCGACAGCTCCTCGCCGATTCCGACCGCCGAGGAGATGGGCGAGCGTCGCCCGTACATCTGGCTGCTCATCGGTATCTTCGGCTACGCCGCCAGCGCGGCCCCGGTGCCGGACGGCTACTACCAGCAGCTCCCGGCCGCCGTGACCGACAATCTGGCACTGCTCGGGCTCGGTAACGCCACGCCGTTCCTGCTCAGTGCGGCCGTCGTCTTCGTGTACGAACTCGTGGCGTACACGAACAAGAACTACTACGGCAGCGTGAAGCTCTGGCGCGCCCTGCGGAAGGGCCGGCCGGTCGTCTGGCTCACCGCCCTCCTGGCGGGCTACCTGGGCACGCAGAACTCGATACTGGGTCGGGTCATGACCGAGGTGGCGCTGCCCCAGACCGAGGCAATCGCGCTCACGGTCGGCCTCGTGGTGCTGTTCGAGGCGTCGCTGTTCATCGCCAAGCGGCGGGCGTAA
- a CDS encoding DUF1059 domain-containing protein, which yields MVQEFSCSVEDCHFTIHSDNDDEIVSMVRKHAQDVHGMSMNAGQIKSNIKKLQA from the coding sequence ATGGTACAAGAGTTCAGCTGCAGCGTCGAGGACTGTCATTTCACCATCCATTCGGACAACGACGACGAGATCGTCTCGATGGTCCGCAAGCACGCCCAGGACGTCCACGGCATGAGCATGAACGCCGGGCAGATCAAGAGCAACATCAAGAAACTGCAGGCCTGA
- a CDS encoding ORC1-type DNA replication protein, whose amino-acid sequence MAGDPPDEGMLSWDESVFRNERVFEIDYVPETFEHRESQMQSLQYVLRPAVRGSRPLNAVVRGPPGTGKTTGVQKLFSELQAETSDVRTVRVNCQMNATRYSVFSRLFEGMFDYEPPASGISFKKLFGQVTEKLVEQEEVLVVALDDVNYLFYEGEASDTLYSLLRAHEEHSGARIGVVVVSSDPNLDVMDELDTRVQSVFRPEDIYFPPYDQHEIVDILRERIERGFQEGVVSTMVLDDVAAKTAESGDLRVGIDLLRRAGLNAEMRASKTVELEDVEKAYEKSKFVHLSRSLDGLSDSERTLVEVIAELEGEQAGTVYETFHERSGLGYTRYSEIVNKLDDLGIIDTAYADVEGRGRSRELNLAYDADAVLDRL is encoded by the coding sequence ATGGCTGGGGACCCTCCGGACGAGGGGATGTTGTCGTGGGACGAATCCGTCTTCCGCAACGAACGCGTCTTCGAGATCGACTACGTCCCCGAGACGTTCGAACACCGCGAGAGCCAGATGCAGAGCTTACAGTACGTCCTGCGTCCGGCCGTCCGCGGCTCGCGGCCGCTCAACGCCGTCGTCCGCGGCCCACCCGGCACCGGCAAGACGACCGGCGTCCAGAAGCTCTTCTCCGAGCTCCAGGCCGAGACCAGCGACGTGCGCACGGTGCGCGTGAACTGCCAGATGAACGCGACCCGCTATTCCGTGTTCTCGCGGCTGTTCGAGGGGATGTTCGACTACGAACCCCCGGCGTCGGGCATCTCGTTCAAGAAGCTGTTCGGCCAGGTCACCGAGAAGCTGGTCGAACAGGAGGAGGTCCTCGTCGTCGCGCTCGACGACGTGAACTACCTGTTCTACGAGGGCGAGGCCTCCGACACGCTCTACTCGCTGTTGCGCGCCCACGAGGAGCACTCGGGAGCCCGCATCGGCGTCGTCGTCGTCTCCTCGGACCCGAACCTCGACGTGATGGACGAACTCGACACCCGCGTCCAGTCGGTGTTCCGCCCCGAGGACATCTACTTCCCGCCGTACGACCAGCACGAGATCGTCGACATCCTGCGCGAACGCATCGAGCGCGGCTTCCAGGAGGGCGTCGTCTCGACGATGGTCCTCGACGACGTGGCCGCGAAGACCGCAGAGAGCGGTGACCTGCGGGTCGGCATCGACCTGCTCCGGCGCGCCGGCCTGAACGCCGAGATGCGCGCCTCGAAGACCGTCGAACTCGAGGACGTCGAGAAGGCCTACGAGAAGTCGAAGTTCGTCCACCTCTCGCGCTCGCTCGACGGACTGAGCGACTCCGAGCGAACCCTCGTCGAGGTCATCGCCGAGCTGGAGGGCGAACAGGCCGGGACCGTCTACGAGACGTTCCACGAGCGCTCCGGGCTGGGCTACACCCGGTACTCGGAGATCGTCAACAAGCTCGACGACCTCGGCATCATCGACACCGCCTACGCCGACGTGGAAGGCCGCGGGCGCTCGCGCGAACTCAACCTCGCCTACGACGCCGACGCCGTCCTCGACCGGCTCTGA
- a CDS encoding Lrp/AsnC family transcriptional regulator — MELDETDIEILTQLDEHGEVDANELAEELGVSTSTVYYRIETYRENGLFDGRVAELDPQVLGFELTAVTQIQSDYGDAYDDVGEKLADISGVQQVHQMLGEVSFLVISQVRGHEELQQLIDRIIDMDGVVDSSTNVVLRTVKQESRLLVNYDDEALQALLD; from the coding sequence ATGGAGCTTGACGAAACCGATATCGAGATTCTGACCCAGCTCGACGAACACGGAGAGGTAGACGCGAACGAACTCGCCGAGGAACTCGGCGTGAGCACGTCCACCGTCTACTACCGTATCGAGACCTACCGCGAGAACGGTCTCTTCGACGGACGAGTCGCAGAACTCGACCCCCAGGTGCTCGGGTTCGAACTGACCGCAGTAACCCAGATACAGAGCGACTACGGCGATGCGTACGACGACGTCGGCGAGAAGCTCGCGGACATCTCGGGCGTCCAGCAGGTGCACCAGATGCTGGGTGAGGTGTCGTTCCTCGTCATCTCCCAGGTCAGGGGCCACGAGGAACTCCAGCAACTCATCGACCGCATCATCGACATGGACGGCGTCGTCGACTCCTCGACCAACGTCGTCCTCCGGACGGTCAAGCAGGAGTCGCGCCTCCTCGTCAACTACGACGACGAGGCACTCCAGGCGTTACTCGACTGA
- a CDS encoding helix-hairpin-helix domain-containing protein: protein MELSAIPGVGEKTADALAQLDDPETALQTGDVAILAQAPGISEGRAARIARAAIRQEHDDPGGFLATTRAREVYEAMLDRLRERTVTDYAAKRVATFYPSAAASRIEEVQAFTEEAMARDPDEAVLDALAGVKPLDPPRDVTVRDRCLATTDAETYSKARDEIPELPVEVVEDARGLAELARAYSTVIALDETFAGIDVEGDVRVEPDALENPSEIVPERVLAFFATNRDRLRAAVAVTRESSLEPAADLETLESALDRLDDAGGITGDAEVDRLATAIDDLDSAVSMSENVANDRLREAIQEKDVTIEGADLLSLVERGAGVDSLLSRELADEYAAAVDAARDHLVDALSLDAGEAEVARRAFGDEPTYPVEHEEQAISRLREDLKAAKERRETRLKRELAADLADQRPDAEALVRNALELDVELAIARFARDFDCTMPAFGGDGFAIDAGRSPLLDVPIDAVDPVDYDVAGVALLSGVNSGGKTSTLDLVAAVVVLAHMGLPVPADEVRLQRFADLHYHAKTQGTLDAGAFESTVREFAGLAEGGADSLVLVDELESITEPGASAKIIAGILEALHENGSTAVFVSHLAGEIREMADFAVTIDGIEAVGLEDGELVVNRSPVKDHLARSTPELIVEKLAGEAETDFYDRLLEKF, encoded by the coding sequence ATGGAGCTCTCGGCGATTCCCGGCGTGGGCGAGAAGACAGCCGACGCGCTGGCGCAACTCGACGACCCGGAGACGGCGCTGCAGACGGGTGACGTCGCGATACTCGCACAGGCACCGGGCATCTCGGAGGGACGCGCCGCCCGCATCGCCCGGGCGGCCATTCGGCAGGAACACGACGACCCCGGCGGGTTCCTCGCGACGACCCGCGCCCGCGAGGTGTACGAGGCGATGCTCGACCGGCTGCGCGAGCGGACCGTCACCGACTACGCGGCCAAGCGCGTGGCGACCTTCTACCCGAGCGCCGCCGCGTCCCGCATCGAGGAGGTGCAAGCGTTCACCGAGGAGGCGATGGCGCGCGACCCCGACGAGGCCGTGCTCGACGCGCTCGCCGGGGTGAAGCCGCTGGACCCACCGCGGGACGTGACGGTCCGGGACCGCTGTCTGGCGACGACCGACGCCGAGACCTACTCGAAGGCCAGGGACGAGATTCCCGAACTGCCCGTCGAGGTGGTCGAGGACGCCCGCGGGCTGGCCGAACTCGCGCGGGCCTACTCGACGGTCATCGCGCTCGACGAGACCTTCGCCGGCATCGACGTGGAGGGCGACGTGCGGGTCGAACCGGATGCGCTGGAGAACCCGAGCGAGATCGTCCCCGAGCGCGTGCTGGCCTTCTTCGCCACGAACCGCGACCGGCTCCGGGCCGCCGTCGCCGTCACCCGCGAATCGAGCCTGGAGCCGGCCGCCGACCTCGAGACGCTCGAGTCCGCGCTGGACCGACTCGACGACGCGGGTGGCATCACGGGCGACGCGGAGGTCGACCGACTCGCCACCGCCATCGACGACCTGGATTCGGCCGTGAGCATGTCCGAGAACGTCGCCAACGACCGGTTGCGCGAGGCCATCCAGGAGAAGGACGTGACCATCGAGGGCGCGGACCTGCTCTCGCTGGTCGAGCGTGGTGCCGGCGTGGACTCGTTGCTGTCGCGCGAACTCGCCGACGAGTACGCCGCCGCGGTCGACGCGGCCCGCGACCACCTCGTGGATGCCCTCTCGCTCGACGCGGGCGAGGCCGAGGTCGCCCGGCGTGCCTTCGGCGACGAGCCGACGTACCCCGTCGAACACGAGGAACAGGCCATCTCGCGGCTGCGTGAGGACCTGAAGGCGGCGAAGGAGCGCCGCGAGACCCGGCTGAAGCGCGAACTCGCGGCCGACCTCGCCGACCAGCGGCCGGACGCCGAGGCCCTGGTCAGGAACGCGCTGGAACTCGACGTGGAGCTCGCGATCGCGCGGTTCGCCCGCGACTTCGACTGCACGATGCCCGCGTTCGGCGGCGACGGCTTCGCCATCGACGCCGGGCGGTCGCCCCTGCTCGACGTCCCCATCGACGCGGTCGACCCGGTCGACTACGACGTGGCCGGCGTCGCGCTCCTCTCGGGCGTGAACTCCGGTGGGAAGACTTCGACGCTCGACCTCGTCGCCGCGGTCGTCGTCCTCGCGCACATGGGCCTGCCCGTTCCGGCCGACGAGGTCCGCCTGCAGCGTTTCGCCGACCTGCACTACCACGCGAAGACCCAGGGCACCCTCGACGCCGGGGCGTTCGAATCGACGGTTCGGGAGTTCGCCGGGCTGGCCGAGGGCGGCGCGGACTCGCTCGTGCTGGTGGACGAACTCGAATCCATCACCGAGCCGGGTGCCTCGGCGAAGATCATCGCGGGCATCCTCGAAGCCCTGCACGAGAACGGGTCGACCGCGGTGTTCGTCTCCCACCTCGCCGGGGAGATACGGGAGATGGCCGACTTCGCGGTGACCATCGACGGCATCGAGGCGGTCGGGCTGGAGGACGGCGAACTCGTCGTGAACCGCTCGCCCGTCAAGGACCACCTCGCGCGTTCGACCCCGGAACTCATCGTCGAGAAGCTCGCGGGCGAGGCCGAGACCGACTTCTACGACCGGTTACTGGAGAAGTTCTGA
- a CDS encoding twin-arginine translocase subunit TatC, translated as MSSVVGEDTARTINQGRESLGVLLRTAQKHLQKVFIVFLIGLLGTIYALRLFIWDFLRANTQQRMSANVAEQVDVIARTPFDVILLQVKIGLVVGILFALPVLLYYARDSLAQRGFRPKVPLSRFQIVGFISLGVFLFTLGVIYAYAVFFPFMFQFLATNAVNASIKPSYDITMWTQFIVLLTFSFGLAAQLPLAMSALSYTEIIPYEQWRDKWRYAFVAIFVFGAVFSPPDPFTQIMWALPLVSLYVLSLGFSKVVTNLHRAGENSPSGGSNLLRTRIYQLLGIVGLTAVASFFAVGAGGLETINRQVISQFPEWVPIGPLSIEGLTPLTGTAGQILVAIEAGLIVGTIILVAYTVVVLRQPTVPRGGRRTGDPASIDLDTLDAAGVQAAPIEAFMELSEDKALKHARKAMDEDDSEKAQALLDRFDEAQEIKEMQEAAEAGDQPKSLADPSSMGGDVAPEDAEEESNVLSRTAAGVLNPFTEEETTEDDIGGYYYDLAFILQSLTSKFFRLIALFMVVLVGSFGWLYGGGLGEIKRNFISRVPPAIRGDPAAVGFEEFFVAGQPLTDAMTVMPGVPEAATVGPTNPGAVVGAHPYEQIVNAMGGPSEVGLIVALHPVEALIFEVKVSTLLAAVTTLPLLLYYAWPAMKERGLVKSGNNNTFLIWGVALFIGFIIGSVLGFFVVAPTIISYLVSDAIQADIIISYRLQSFFWLIFFTTAGIGIFIDIPVTMLLFHRGRIVRYEAFREYWRPIILGIFALAAIFTPSGVLTMLILAIPISLAYGIGLVLLGLVTFPWRLRGGGGGSKPEEPEPESV; from the coding sequence ATGAGCTCCGTGGTCGGAGAGGACACTGCGCGCACCATCAACCAGGGGCGTGAGAGCCTCGGCGTGTTGTTGCGCACCGCGCAGAAGCACCTCCAGAAGGTATTCATCGTCTTCCTGATCGGGTTGCTCGGCACCATCTACGCGTTGCGGCTGTTCATCTGGGACTTCCTCAGGGCGAACACCCAACAGCGGATGTCGGCGAACGTCGCCGAGCAGGTCGACGTCATCGCGAGGACACCCTTCGACGTTATCCTGTTACAGGTGAAGATCGGTCTCGTCGTGGGTATCCTCTTCGCGCTGCCTGTGCTGTTGTACTACGCCCGCGACTCGCTGGCACAACGCGGCTTCCGCCCGAAGGTGCCACTGTCGCGCTTCCAGATAGTCGGGTTCATCTCGCTCGGTGTCTTCCTCTTCACGCTCGGGGTCATCTACGCGTACGCGGTCTTCTTCCCGTTCATGTTCCAGTTCCTGGCGACCAACGCCGTGAACGCGTCCATCAAACCGAGCTACGACATCACGATGTGGACGCAGTTCATCGTCCTGCTGACCTTCTCGTTCGGGCTGGCGGCCCAGCTCCCACTCGCCATGTCCGCGCTCTCGTACACGGAGATAATCCCGTACGAGCAGTGGCGCGACAAGTGGCGCTACGCGTTCGTCGCCATCTTCGTCTTCGGGGCGGTGTTCTCGCCGCCGGACCCGTTCACGCAGATCATGTGGGCGCTCCCGCTGGTCTCGCTGTACGTCCTGAGTCTCGGCTTCTCGAAGGTCGTCACCAACCTCCACCGGGCCGGTGAGAACTCGCCCTCGGGTGGCAGCAACCTGCTGCGGACGCGCATCTACCAGCTGCTCGGCATCGTCGGCCTGACCGCCGTCGCCTCGTTCTTCGCGGTCGGCGCGGGCGGGCTGGAGACGATAAACCGGCAGGTCATCTCGCAGTTCCCGGAGTGGGTCCCCATCGGGCCGCTGTCCATCGAGGGGCTGACGCCGCTCACCGGTACCGCGGGCCAGATTCTCGTCGCCATCGAAGCCGGGCTCATCGTCGGGACGATCATCCTCGTCGCCTACACAGTCGTCGTGCTCCGCCAGCCGACCGTGCCACGCGGTGGCCGTCGGACCGGTGACCCGGCGAGCATCGACCTCGACACCCTCGACGCCGCCGGCGTGCAGGCCGCCCCGATAGAGGCCTTCATGGAGCTCTCGGAGGACAAGGCGCTCAAGCACGCCCGAAAAGCGATGGACGAGGACGACTCCGAGAAGGCACAGGCGCTGCTGGACCGCTTCGACGAGGCCCAGGAGATAAAGGAGATGCAGGAGGCGGCCGAGGCCGGCGACCAGCCGAAGTCCCTGGCCGACCCGTCCTCGATGGGCGGCGACGTGGCTCCCGAGGACGCCGAGGAAGAGAGCAACGTCCTGTCCCGGACCGCGGCCGGCGTGCTCAACCCCTTCACCGAGGAGGAGACAACCGAAGACGACATCGGCGGGTACTACTACGACCTCGCGTTCATCCTGCAGTCACTGACCTCGAAGTTCTTCCGTCTCATCGCGCTGTTCATGGTCGTCCTGGTCGGCTCGTTCGGCTGGCTGTACGGCGGCGGGCTCGGTGAGATCAAGCGGAACTTCATCTCCCGCGTGCCGCCCGCCATCCGGGGCGACCCGGCCGCGGTCGGCTTCGAGGAGTTCTTCGTCGCCGGCCAGCCCCTCACGGACGCCATGACGGTCATGCCCGGCGTCCCCGAGGCAGCCACCGTCGGCCCGACGAACCCCGGTGCGGTCGTCGGTGCACACCCCTACGAGCAGATCGTCAACGCGATGGGCGGCCCCAGCGAGGTCGGTCTCATCGTCGCGCTCCACCCCGTCGAGGCGCTCATCTTCGAGGTGAAGGTGAGTACCCTGCTGGCGGCGGTGACGACGCTCCCGCTCTTGCTGTACTACGCCTGGCCCGCGATGAAAGAGCGCGGTCTCGTGAAGTCCGGCAACAACAACACGTTCCTCATCTGGGGCGTCGCCCTGTTCATCGGCTTCATCATCGGGAGTGTCCTCGGGTTCTTCGTCGTGGCCCCGACCATCATCTCCTACCTGGTCTCGGACGCCATCCAGGCGGACATCATCATCTCCTACCGCCTGCAGAGCTTCTTCTGGCTCATCTTCTTCACCACGGCGGGCATCGGGATATTCATCGATATCCCGGTCACGATGCTGTTGTTCCACCGCGGGCGCATCGTCCGGTACGAGGCGTTCCGTGAGTACTGGCGGCCCATCATCCTCGGCATCTTCGCCCTGGCGGCGATCTTCACGCCCTCGGGCGTCCTGACGATGCTCATCCTCGCCATCCCCATCTCGCTGGCGTACGGCATCGGGCTGGTGTTGCTCGGGCTGGTGACGTTCCCGTGGCGGCTCCGTGGCGGTGGCGGTGGCTCGAAGCCCGAGGAACCCGAGCCAGAATCAGTGTAA
- a CDS encoding CPBP family intramembrane glutamic endopeptidase, whose amino-acid sequence MDTVRTRRQVGATIAGAGLAVAGVMASALATIPVVVFLALDADDLTLPIYALLFVVGYIGLTLVGVAYLTLTGRGWRFLDLKPLDRESLKAVVGFTVLAVSFVVVVGILTTVTSLETSENVNLAPGLAGNTDYLLLLVLVALLVNGPAEEFLFRNVIQKSLYRVFSRRAAIVVTSLIFALVHIPAFWTTNYGALATSLSVIFVGSLVFGTAYAKTESLTVVALVHGLFNAVQIFMLYLVLTFG is encoded by the coding sequence ATGGATACTGTCCGGACACGTCGCCAGGTGGGTGCGACCATCGCCGGGGCCGGCCTCGCCGTCGCGGGCGTCATGGCCTCCGCGCTGGCGACCATTCCCGTCGTCGTCTTCCTCGCCCTCGACGCTGACGACCTGACCCTGCCGATCTACGCGCTCCTGTTCGTCGTGGGGTACATCGGGCTGACGCTGGTCGGCGTCGCCTACCTGACCCTCACGGGCCGGGGCTGGCGCTTCCTCGACCTGAAACCGCTCGACCGCGAGAGCCTCAAGGCCGTCGTCGGGTTCACCGTCCTCGCGGTGTCCTTCGTCGTCGTCGTCGGCATCCTCACCACCGTCACCAGCCTGGAGACCAGCGAGAACGTCAACCTCGCACCCGGGCTCGCGGGGAACACGGACTACCTGCTCCTGCTCGTCCTCGTCGCCCTGCTGGTCAACGGCCCCGCCGAGGAGTTCCTCTTTCGCAACGTCATCCAGAAATCGCTGTATCGTGTGTTCTCCCGGCGCGCCGCCATCGTCGTCACGAGTCTCATCTTCGCGCTGGTCCACATCCCCGCGTTCTGGACGACGAACTACGGCGCGCTGGCGACCTCGCTCTCGGTCATCTTCGTCGGCTCGCTGGTGTTCGGGACCGCCTACGCCAAGACCGAGAGCCTGACCGTCGTGGCGCTGGTGCACGGGCTGTTCAACGCGGTCCAGATATTCATGCTGTACCTGGTGTTGACGTTCGGGTGA
- a CDS encoding histidine phosphatase family protein, protein MSADDATVVLARHGETEWNRERRIQGWAPAPLNDAGREQARVLGDHLADSYDVDRLVASDLRRTKETARLVNHALGVPVEFDPSWRERNFGVYQGLGYEELFEGYPEFAVQETGVAAFETEPEGGETLLESRERVLAGWRSVVGSLTPGETVAVVTHGGPLYVLLGYLQDRDLVEALTEHSQGNCAVTEVRVDGGEQTVLREGDTAYR, encoded by the coding sequence ATGAGTGCCGACGACGCGACGGTCGTCCTCGCCCGCCACGGTGAGACGGAGTGGAACCGCGAGCGACGAATCCAGGGCTGGGCACCCGCGCCCCTGAACGACGCGGGCCGCGAGCAGGCCCGCGTGCTCGGGGACCACCTCGCAGACAGCTACGACGTGGACCGGCTGGTCGCCTCTGACCTCCGGCGGACGAAGGAGACGGCGCGGCTGGTCAACCACGCACTCGGGGTGCCGGTCGAATTCGACCCGAGCTGGCGCGAGCGGAACTTCGGGGTGTACCAGGGCCTCGGCTACGAGGAGTTGTTCGAGGGCTACCCGGAGTTCGCGGTGCAGGAGACGGGGGTCGCTGCGTTCGAGACCGAACCCGAGGGTGGTGAGACGCTGCTGGAGTCACGAGAGCGCGTTCTCGCAGGCTGGCGGTCGGTCGTCGGCTCGCTCACGCCGGGCGAAACCGTGGCCGTCGTGACCCACGGCGGGCCGCTCTACGTCCTGCTCGGGTACCTGCAGGACCGGGACCTGGTCGAGGCCCTGACCGAGCACAGCCAGGGCAACTGCGCGGTCACCGAGGTCAGGGTCGACGGCGGGGAGCAAACAGTCCTCCGGGAAGGCGACACCGCGTACCGCTGA
- a CDS encoding SDR family NAD(P)-dependent oxidoreductase: MPRTAVIAGVGPGLGASLARKFANEGCSVGLFARSEEYIEDLAADLREETPGEALAVPTDLTDPDQIREGFAAVRDEFGPVDVLVNHASAAPWKGLSEVSHDEFQQALDVGVTAALHCSKEAVADMRQGDGGTVIFTGATTSIRGRKGSVAFSAAKFGARGLAESMARELVPEGVHVAHVVIDGGILHPEREVEHPGEYLDPDAIAESYWHLVEQDRSAWTLELDLRPHVEEF; this comes from the coding sequence ATGCCACGCACTGCCGTCATCGCCGGCGTCGGCCCCGGCCTCGGCGCATCGCTCGCCCGGAAGTTCGCAAACGAGGGCTGCTCGGTCGGGCTATTCGCCCGCTCCGAGGAGTACATCGAGGACCTCGCGGCCGACCTCCGCGAGGAGACGCCCGGCGAAGCGCTCGCCGTCCCCACCGACCTCACCGACCCCGACCAGATTCGCGAGGGCTTCGCGGCCGTCAGAGACGAGTTCGGCCCGGTCGACGTCCTCGTCAACCACGCCAGCGCCGCGCCCTGGAAGGGCCTCTCCGAGGTCTCGCACGACGAGTTCCAGCAGGCCCTCGACGTGGGCGTGACGGCCGCGCTCCACTGCTCGAAGGAGGCCGTCGCGGACATGCGACAGGGCGACGGCGGCACCGTCATCTTCACCGGCGCGACCACCTCGATTCGCGGCCGGAAGGGGTCGGTCGCCTTCTCCGCGGCCAAGTTCGGGGCCCGCGGCCTCGCGGAGTCGATGGCCCGCGAACTCGTCCCCGAAGGCGTCCACGTCGCCCACGTCGTCATCGACGGCGGTATCCTGCACCCCGAGCGCGAGGTCGAGCACCCGGGCGAGTACCTCGACCCCGACGCCATCGCGGAGAGCTACTGGCACCTCGTCGAACAGGACCGGTCGGCGTGGACGCTGGAACTGGATCTGCGCCCGCACGTCGAGGAGTTCTGA